Proteins encoded in a region of the Isosphaeraceae bacterium EP7 genome:
- a CDS encoding DUF1559 domain-containing protein has product MRLSRNKQAPRAGRGGFTLIELLVVISIIAVLIGLLLPAVQSAREAARQLQCRNNLKQVGIAVHSYLATVNVFPKAGFGGSLANDAAMNTAVARANRIVSWGTALLPGLEHGPLFNAINQGGWYLEPMNLSAAQTALQVFLCPSNPAGSAMKPNGDNQSSPLFGRNDYAGNYGERVLRCYPKTNCQNNYADQGDLSGAGRGLTLLAANKTLRIQDIMDGTSTTILAGEAPEALHGLWAGHKNVLDQSAPINSHYGRGASTPWESCQALTTSPLMGRIGCDFGQEFHSHHSGGANFAFADGSVRFLAQTINNQTFAALLSRRGKEIISQDY; this is encoded by the coding sequence ATGCGTCTCAGTCGGAACAAGCAAGCGCCCCGCGCGGGCCGCGGCGGCTTCACGCTCATCGAGCTGCTGGTGGTCATCTCGATCATCGCCGTGCTGATCGGCCTGCTTTTGCCCGCGGTGCAAAGCGCCCGCGAGGCCGCCCGCCAGCTCCAGTGCCGCAACAACCTGAAGCAGGTCGGCATCGCCGTGCATAGCTATCTGGCCACGGTGAACGTCTTCCCCAAGGCGGGCTTCGGTGGCTCGCTGGCCAATGACGCGGCGATGAACACCGCGGTCGCCCGGGCCAACCGGATCGTCAGCTGGGGCACCGCGCTGCTGCCCGGCCTGGAGCATGGCCCCCTGTTCAACGCCATCAATCAGGGGGGCTGGTATCTGGAACCGATGAACCTGTCGGCCGCGCAGACGGCGCTCCAGGTCTTCCTGTGCCCGTCGAACCCCGCCGGGTCGGCCATGAAGCCCAACGGCGACAACCAGAGCTCGCCCCTCTTCGGCCGCAATGACTACGCCGGCAACTACGGCGAGCGTGTCCTGCGCTGCTACCCGAAGACCAACTGCCAGAACAACTATGCCGATCAGGGAGACCTCAGCGGGGCAGGCCGGGGCCTGACGCTGCTGGCCGCCAACAAGACCTTGCGCATCCAGGACATCATGGACGGCACGAGCACCACGATCCTCGCGGGCGAGGCCCCCGAGGCCCTGCACGGGCTCTGGGCCGGTCATAAGAACGTGCTCGACCAGAGCGCCCCGATCAACTCGCACTACGGCCGGGGCGCCTCGACTCCCTGGGAATCGTGCCAGGCCCTGACCACCAGCCCGTTGATGGGCCGGATCGGCTGCGACTTCGGCCAGGAGTTCCACAGCCACCATTCCGGCGGGGCAAACTTCGCCTTCGCCGACGGCTCGGTCCGCTTCCTCGCCCAGACGATCAACAACCAGACCTTCGCCGCGCTGCTGTCGCGCCGGGGTAAGGAGATCATCAGCCAGGATTATTGA
- a CDS encoding DUF433 domain-containing protein, producing MIATVKQLLAGLGSGIEATPGVCGGRPRVAGTRVPVWTLERYRRLGMPEAEILASYPTLRATDLVNAWAYVDTHADEIERQIAEDEGESRWPGSTPTKISPMPSSPSSGPTTTS from the coding sequence ATGATCGCCACCGTGAAGCAACTGCTCGCCGGGCTCGGGTCCGGTATCGAGGCCACTCCGGGCGTCTGCGGCGGGCGCCCCCGCGTCGCAGGCACGAGGGTCCCAGTCTGGACGCTCGAACGCTACCGGCGCCTCGGCATGCCCGAGGCCGAGATCCTGGCCAGCTATCCCACCCTGCGCGCCACCGACCTGGTCAACGCCTGGGCCTACGTCGACACGCATGCGGATGAGATCGAGCGTCAGATCGCCGAGGACGAGGGAGAGTCGCGTTGGCCAGGCTCTACGCCGACGAAAATTTCCCCCATGCCGTCGTCGCCTTCCTCCGGACCGACCACGACGTCCTGA
- a CDS encoding DUF5615 family PIN-like protein, with product MARLYADENFPHAVVAFLRTDHDVLTRRDAGHAGFAIPDDRILALAHAEGRAVLTHNRVDCRHLHEAGLPHSGIIACTIDRDLQALAARIKDAIDAEGDLAGKLIRVVRPPG from the coding sequence TTGGCCAGGCTCTACGCCGACGAAAATTTCCCCCATGCCGTCGTCGCCTTCCTCCGGACCGACCACGACGTCCTGACCCGTCGCGATGCCGGCCACGCCGGATTCGCCATCCCCGACGATCGCATCCTGGCCCTGGCGCACGCCGAAGGGCGGGCGGTGTTGACGCACAACCGCGTCGACTGCCGCCATCTCCATGAGGCCGGCCTCCCGCACAGCGGTATCATCGCCTGCACGATCGACCGCGACCTTCAGGCGTTGGCCGCAAGGATCAAGGATGCGATCGATGCCGAAGGCGACCTTGCCGGCAAGCTGATCCGGGTCGTCCGACCGCCTGGATAA